A portion of the Manduca sexta isolate Smith_Timp_Sample1 chromosome 20, JHU_Msex_v1.0, whole genome shotgun sequence genome contains these proteins:
- the LOC115447604 gene encoding uncharacterized protein LOC115447604, with amino-acid sequence MVVVATPLEPAPLVPQGLSLTPFVRHWQPASYEPVGGHRRRRSTEPASPPPPPTPQPLRLTFHAQNRDFKLVLRPDPSSVFADGVQFHTSAGQMDYNTAQVYSGKLEDDDSSHVYGIITADGLFDGTIWTPTEEYYVEPLSRYNVEHPNMHSVIYRRSDVQHPHENSEAAPCASHLLHLKRTLGTKAELFNFTEHRPPQLSSLNNHSEDLRSELHRRKKRWLPEDEMQDDEPKKNPELPLDLDVPYTSNGEPFDNKLSTRKPKTKIDKSNLITKVRLDSEESRPKPKTHVEVIKTKAGVVTVSKDIVKKEPVGYTVLSANATDDGRHVNKRATVDPRKTTCLVYLQADHMFYQRYGSEEACIEVMTRHVQKVNAIYKVTDFNQDGKPDNITFMIKRIKVHTLDALKDPAYRFPNNYGVEKYLELFSEEDYDAFCLAYMFTYRDFEMGTLGLAWTGDLKNAGGVCEKNGHYRGSMKSLNTGIVTLLNYGKHVPPAVSHVTLAHEIGHNFGSPHDPEVCTPFGEDGNYIMFARATSGDRKNNNKFSPCSLRAIDPVLNNKARSPKGCFTEPQPAICGNGVVEEGEECDCGWASECTDVCCRPQAARPHYKPCTLTEHSVCSPSQGPCCTASCTLKFGDKCRSDNGCRDAAHCDGKRPACPASRHKPNRTRCDKELVCYMGECTGSICLAYGLESCQCSARAEDPRSACELCCRKPGGQCISSFRWNTAPYDVPDMYSKPGTPCNDYNGYCDVFQRCREVDPSGPLATLRKLLLSDESIAGFKRWVLRHWYAVLLILLAVIALLVASTRFFGRHGKKLKSVTIIHSSTTETVRLPDGADQGLIVHTAVRSKLPLNKKVALRTRAYRNKKDLKKQGDKPTPSHNANKKRKPSNQAKLDEVPNVTKENTAIVTNAEGKSPKHVILSKHKGKVKKRKMKMKKETIDYSSMQKHPASPTKDNEALSKVQKWLLSSPQPIGIPKSKSIPLGLTERNHRQVPKGTRKTRPSKSATNLLSGEKARLQVVFKPPFRFSVKICKSDKTKVVLDKSSKPDVDRKRHEVMSQQPVPEPIKVIPSNRNSKHSNSSRNTESTSSSTSPKSQNQDGKEHGYANLLPRSASDCKLTKKIPEVKIRNGHKKSNSVGQKKDTTESKQNLISQEDFDNAHVYENVVMSQDSFVPKSCSMPRRQTAVGISRQSSYGHLPRAQIRPHRHSTNNVTRSRNNSASELEHFYNVIESLKRTNKKDFNPSNTNTSSSSGSSRHGLPLNKSNSNRKGGSRSSRQNSLVDKPSRASPIESSAAKLKRQFSEAELGNRQCDSGLRGFQLVVGKDKLKRQLSDNELCKSRVQLAMPMSAGAAPVWRRGGLAHARTYTFGDLKHSAPDAAERADAPPDDVHISSDDFLKIIDN; translated from the exons AGACTTCAAACTGGTGCTGCGGCCAGACCCAAGTTCAGTGTTCGCGGACGGCGTCCAATTCCATACTTCAGCGGGGCAGATGGACTACAACACGGCCCAAGTTTACTCGGGGAAGTTAGAAG ATGACGATTCGTCTCACGTTTACGGTATAATTACTGCAGACGGTCTATTTGACGGAACGATCTGGACGCCAACAGAGGAGTACTACGTGGAGCCATTGTCTAGATATAACGTAGAACATCCCAACATGCACAGTGTCATATACAGACGGTCAGATGTCCAGCACCCGCACGAGAACAGTGAAGCGGCCCCCTGCGCCTCACATCTTCTGCATCTCAAACGCACGCTCGGAACCAAAGCTGAGTTATTCAATTTTACTGAACATCGACCTCCCCAACTGTCTTCTCTGAACAACCACTCTGAAGATTTACGCAGTGAATTACACAGACGCAAGAAAAGATGGCTCCCCGAAGACGAGATGCAAGATGACGAGCCAAAGAAAAATCCCGAATTACCCTTAGACTTAGACGTCCCCTACACTAGTAACGGCGAGCCGTTCGATAATAAGCTTAGCACGAGAAAACCGAAAACCAAAATCGATAAAAGTAACCTCATCACGAAGGTGCGACTCGACTCCGAAGAGTCGAGACCGAAGCCAAAGACTCACGTGGAAGTGATCAAAACGAAAGCGGGCGTCGTCACAGTGAGCAAAGACATAGTTAAGAAAGAGCCCGTGGGCTACACGGTGCTGTCGGCCAACGCGACCGACGACGGCCGCCATGTTAACAAGAGAGCCACCGTCGACCCCAGGAAAACAACGTGTCTAGTGTATTTACAAGCGGACCACATGTTCTACCAGAGATACGGCTCGGAGGAGGCGTGCATCGAGGTCATGACGCGACACGTACAGAAAGTCAACGCCATATACAAAGTGACAG ACTTCAATCAAGACGGCAAGCCAGACAACATCACATTTATGATCAAAAGGATAAAGGTTCACACGTTGGACGCGCTAAAAGATCCGGCTTATAGATTTCCCAACAACTACGGTGTGGAAAAATATTTGGAGCTTTTTTCGG aggAGGATTACGACGCGTTTTGTTTGGCATACATGTTTACGTATAGGGATTTCGAAATGGGCACGCTGGGACTCGCCTGGACCGGCGACCTTAAAAACGCCGGTGGCGTCTGTGAGAAGAACGGG CATTACCGGGGCAGCATGAAGTCTCTGAACACGGGAATAGTCACGTTGCTGAACTACGGCAAACACGTGCCGCCTGCCGTCTCACATGTCACACTCGCACACGAAATTGGACATAATTTTGGATCACCG CACGATCCTGAAGTATGCACGCCATTTGGAGAAGACGGCAACTACATAATGTTTGCCCGAGCGACCAGTGGTGACCGTAAGAACAACAATAAGTTCTCTCCGTGCTCGCTGCGGGCCATCGACCCGGTGCTCAACAACAAGGCCAGATCACCTAAAGGTTGCTTTACAG AGCCTCAACCAGCGATATGCGGGAACGGCGTGGTGGAGGAAGGCGAGGAATGCGACTGCGGCTGGGCTTCGGAGTGTACCGATGTATGCTGCAGACCACAGGCGGCGCGCCCGCACTACAAGCCTTGCACGCTCACCGAGCACAGTGTCTGCAGCCCCAGTCAG GGTCCGTGCTGCACTGCGTCGTGCACGCTCAAGTTCGGCGACAAGTGTCGGTCGGACAACGGCTGTCGCGACGCGGCCCACTGTGACGGCAAGCGCCCCGCCTGTCCCGCCAGCCGCCACAAACCAAACCGAACGCGCTGCGACAAGGAACTCGTGTGTTATATGGGA GAATGCACGGGGTCCATCTGCCTGGCGTACGGTCTGGAGTCGTGCCAGTGCTCGGCGCGTGCGGAGGACCCGCGCTCGGCGTGCGAGCTGTGCTGCCGCAAGCCGGGCGGCCAGTGCATCTCCTCCTTCCGATGGAACACCGCGCCCTACGACGTGCCCGACATGTACTCCAAGCCGGGCACGCCGTGCAATGATTATAATGG gtaCTGCGACGTGTTCCAACGGTGTCGCGAGGTGGACCCGTCAGGCCCGCTGGCCACGCTGCGTAAACTCTTGCTATCTGACGAGAGTATAGCCGGCTTCAAACGATGGGTGCTACGTCATTGGTACGCGGTGCTGCTCATCCTACTCGCGGTTATTGCGCTCTTG gtGGCAAGCACACGTTTCTTCGGTCGTCACGGGAAAAAGCTCAAATCAGTGACAATAATCCACTCCTCCACGACAGAAACCGTCCGTCTGCCCGACGGTGCTGATCAGGGACTCATAGTCCATACTGCCGTTAG GTCAAAACTGCCACTAAACAAAAAAGTAGCTTTAAGAACACGAGCCTATCGTAACAAGAAAGATCTCAAGAAGCAAGGAGACAAACCAACTCCTTCGCACAATGCCAACAAAAAGAGA AAGCCAAGTAACCAAGCAAAACTAGATGAAGTCCCTAATGTCACAAAAGAAAACACAGCAATAGTCACCAACGCCGAAGGGAAATCTCCTAAACACGTCATACTATCTAAACATAAAGGTAAAGTAAAGAAacgaaaaatgaaaatgaagaAAGAGACAATAGACTACAGTTCTATGCAGAAGCACCCCGCTTCCCCGACCAAAGACAACGAAGCGTTGTCAAAGGTACAGAAATGGCTGCTCAGCTCTCCGCAACCGATAGGCATAccaaaatcaaaatctatacCACTTGGATTAACTGAACGAAATCATAGACAAGTTCCGAAAGGCACTCGCAAAACTAGACCGTCCAAAAGTGCAACCAACTTGTTGTCTGGCGAAAAAGCTAGACTACAAGTTGTATTTAAACCACCATTCAGATTCAGTGTGAAGATTTGCAAGAGCGATAAGACGAAAGTCGTCCTTGACAAGTCATCCAAGCCCGATGTAGACAGAAAACGTCATGAAGTTATGTCTCAGCAACCCGTGCCGGAACCTATAAAAGTAATTCCATCCAACAGAAACTCTAAGCACTCTAATTCTTCTAGAAACACTGAAAGCACATCGTCGTCGACCAGTCCTAAGTCACAAAACCAAGACGGTAAAGAACACGGCTATGCTAATTTGTTGCCGCGTAGCGCCAGTGATTGTAAACTAACTAAGAAAATCCCAGAAGTTAAAATCCGGAACGGTCATAAAAAAAGTAACTCAGTCGGGCAAAAGAAAGACACTACTGAAAGCAAACAAAATCTAATATCTCAGGAAGACTTCGACAACGCTCATGTCTACGAAAATGTAGTCATGTCTCAAGATTCGTTTGTACCGAAAAGTTGCAGTATGCCGCGACGACAAACCGCCGTGGGTATATCACGGCAGAGCAGCTACGGCCACCTACCCCGAGCTCAAATCCGCCCACATAGACATAGTACAAACAACGTGACCAGATCCAGGAACAACAGTGCCAGCGAGCTCGAACATTTCTACAACGTCATCGAATCATtaaaaagaactaacaaaaaagaCTTTAATCCGAGTAACACTAACACGAGCAGCTCATCGGGCAGCAGCAGGCACGGCCTACccttaaataaaagtaattctaACCGGAAAGGTGGCAGCAGGAGTTCTCGACAAAACAGTCTAGTCGATAAACCTTCGCGTGCCAGTCCAATCGAGTCATCGGCGGCCAAACTGAAGAGGCAATTCAGTGAGGCCGAACTGGGTAACCGGCAATGTGACAGTGGTCTGAGGGGCTTCCAACTGGTGGTGGGTAAGGACAAGCTGAAGAGACAACTGAGCGACAACGAGCTGTGCAAGTCGCGCGTGCAGCTGGCGATGCCAATGTCGGCGGGTGCGGCGCCGGtgtggcggcgcggcgggctgGCGCACGCGCGCACGTACACGTTCGGCGACCTCAAGCACAGCGCGCCCGACGCCGCGGAGCGGGCCGACGCGCCGCCCGACGACGTCCACATCTCTTCCGACGACTTTTTGAAAATCATTGATAATTAA